From the Oryza glaberrima chromosome 5, OglaRS2, whole genome shotgun sequence genome, one window contains:
- the LOC127774108 gene encoding PH, RCC1 and FYVE domains-containing protein 1-like has protein sequence MHTRGASSDVLRASISSAPSTSSHGSAQDDCDSLGDVYVWGEVFCENSVRVGSDTIIRSTEKTDFLLPKPLESRLVLDVYHVDCGVRHAALVTRNGDVFTWGEDSGGRLGHGTREDSVHPRLVESLAACNVDFVACGEFHTCAVTTTGELYTWGDGTHNVGLLGHGTDAGHWIPKRISGALDGLPVAYVSCGTWHTALITSMGQLFTFGDGSFGVLGHGNLTSISCPKEVESLSGLKTIAVACGVWHTAAIVEVIVTHSSSSVSAGKLFTWGDGDKHRLGHGDKESRLKPTCVASLIDYDFYRVACGHSLTVCLTTSGKVLSMGNSVYGQLGNPNSDGRLPCLVEDRIAGEHVLQVACGSYHVAVLTGRSEVFTWGKGANGRLGHGDIEDRKVPTQVEALKDRAVRHIACGANFTAAICLHKWVSGADQSQCSSCQQPFGFTRKRHNCYNCGLVHCNACTSRKALRAALAPNPGKPYRVCDSCFLKLKNASDSDSFNKRKDIVSHLAGESNGDTKASKTILSSNMDIIRSLDSKAARQGKKTDALSFLRTPQVSSLLQLRDIALSGSADMNRSVPRAVRTSAVRSVTTSRAVSPFSRKSSPPRSTTPVPTTHGLSFSKSATDNLAKTNELLNQEIDRLHAQVDNLRHRCEHQEVELHKSAKKVQEAMTLVAEESAKSKAAKEVIKSLTAQLKDMAERIPPEQGTYDVSEAKPVHVPNGIDSHIAIYSSINVAHQPRNELLNASNAQSLNSGRSLHPNGISSQHRLLGNATEASEGSAQSHRITSPCKLDVPHRRAHSNSDDMLTASHRGDDNVSIDAMSLQNGEDGYKPRGTVSSISSSQVQAEWIEQYEPGVYITLTTLLDGTRDLKRVRFSRRRFGEHQAEKWWNENREKVYERYNVRSSERVSSSSAASTRSAY, from the exons ATGCACACAAGGGGAGCATCTTCAGATGTTCTTAGAGCAAGCATTTCTAGTGCACCTAGTACATCTAGCCATGGTTCTGCACAAGATGACTGTGATTCTTTAGGTGATGTCTACGTGTGGGGTGAAGTTTTTTGCGAAAACTCTGTACGAGTTGGTTCTGATACTATAATTAGATCAACGGAGAAGACTGATTTCCTACTCCCAAAGCCGTTGGAATCCAGATTAGTTCTTGATGTTTATCATGTAGATTGTGGGGTCAGGCATGCTGCACTGGTCACAAGAAATGGAGACGTTTTCACATGGGGTGAAGATTCTGGAGGTCGCCTCGGACATGGAACACGAGAAGATTCTGTCCATCCTCGTCTTGTTGAGTCTTTAGCGGCTTGCAATGTAGATTTTGTTGCTTGTGGGGAGTTTCATACTTGCGCTGTGACAACAACAGGCGAACTATATACCTGGGGAGATGGAACTCACAATGTTGGACTTCTAGGACATGGTACTGATGCAGGACATTGGATACCCAAGAGAATTTCTGGAGCACTGGATGGTCTTCCAGTTGCTTATGTTTCTTGTGGAACCTGGCATACAGCCTTGATTACATCGATGGGCCAATTGTTTACTTTTGGAGATGGTTCTTTCGGGGTATTAGGCCATGGGAATCTAACAAGCATTTCATGTCCAAAGGAGGTAGAGTCACTCTCAGGGTTGAAAACAATAGCAGTTGCATGTGGTGTATGGCACACTGCAGCTATTGTGGAGGTCATTGTCACTCACTCTAGTTCAAGTGTGTCTGCTGGAAAGCTATTCACCTGGGGAGATGGCGACAAGCATCGACTTGGCCATGGTGACAAGGAATCACGACTCAAGCCCACCTGTGTAGCTTCGCTTATTGATTATGATTTTTACAGGGTAGCATGTGGTCACAGTCTTACTGTATGCTTGACAACTTCTGGAAAAGTGTTGAGCATGGGTAATTCTGTTTATGGTCAGCTCGGAAATCCTAATTCAGATGGAAGGCTTCCATGTTTGGTCGAAGATAGGATTGCAGGTGAACATGTTCTCCAAGTTGCTTGTGGATCCTACCATGTTGCAGTATTGACAGGTAGGAGTGAAGTTTTTACATGGGGAAAGGGAGCTAATGGAAGATTAGGCCATGGAGATATAGAGGATCGGAAGGTACCTACACAGGTTGAGGCACTGAAAGATAGAGCGGTTCGGCACATAGCATGTGGTGCAAACTTCACTGCTGCTATATGTCTTCACAAATGGGTTTCTGGAGCTGACCAATCACAGTGCTCATCATGTCAACAGCCATTTGGATTTACTCGAAAGAGGCATAATTGCTATAATTGTGGACTTGTCCATTGTAATGCATGCACCTCAAGAAAGGCTTTGAGAGCAGCATTGGCTCCTAATCCAGGGAAACCTTACCGTGTTTGTGATTCTTGTTTCTTGAAATTGAAGAACGCCTCGGATTCTGATTCGTTTAATAAGAGGAAGGACATTGTTTCCCACCTTGCAGGTGAAAGCAATGGTGATACCAAAGCATCGAAAACCATCTTGTCTAGCAATATGGATATAATTAGGAGTTTGGATAGCAAGGCAGCAAGACAGGGGAAGAAAACTGATGCATTGTCATTTCTCCGGACTCCTCAAGTTAGTTCACTACTGCAGCTGAGAGATATTGCTTTGTCTGGTAGCGCAGATATGAACAGATCAGTTCCAAGAGCAGTGCGTACATCAGCAGTTCGGTCAGTAACCACTTCAAGAGCTGTTTCCCCTTTCTCTCGAAAGTCTAGTCCACCACGTTCAACCACACCAGTTCCAACAACTCATGGCCTTTCTTTCTCAAAAAGTGCTACCGATAATCTGGCAAAAACAAATGAGCTCTTAAACCAGGAAATCGATAGGCTGCATGCGCAA GTTGATAACCTCAGACATCGTTGTGAGCATCAAGAAGTTGAGCTGCATAAATCAGCCAAGAAAGTTCAGGAGGCCATGACACTAGTTGCAGAGGAATCTGCAAAATCTAAAGCTGCAAAAGAGGTTATCAAATCTCTAACAGCGCAG CTGAAGGATATGGCTGAGCGGATACCACCAGAACAGGGCACTTACGATGTCAGTGAGGCAAAGCCAGTGCACGTTCCGAATGGCATTGATTCACATATTGCAATCTACTCTAGCATAAACGTAGCTCACCAGCCACGGAATGAGCTCCTCAATGCTTCAAATGCGCAAAGCCTGAACTCTGGACGATCATTGCATCCAAATGGAATCTCAAGCCAACACAGGTTACTAGGTAATGCTACCGAAGCTAGTGAAGGCAGCGCTCAAAGCCATCGAATTACTAGTCCCTGCAAGTTGGATGTTCCTCATCGAAGAGCGCACAGCAACAGCGACGATATGCTGACTGCGAGTCATAGAGGGGATGATAATGTGAGCATAGATGCAATGTCCCTTCAGAATGGTGAGGATGGATACAAGCCTCGAGGCACAGTATCATCAATATCCAGCAGCCAAGTTCAGGCCGAATGGATCGAGCAGTATGAACCAGGTGTATACATAACACTCACAACACTCTTGGATGGGACTCGGGATCTGAAGAGGGTTCGTTTCAG CCGGAGACGTTTTGGGGAGCATCAGGCTGAGAAGTGGTGGAACGAGAACCGTGAGAAGGTGTACGAGAGATACAACGTGAGGAGCTCTGAAAGAGTGTCTTCTTCTTCAGCAGCCTCCACCCGCTCAGCCTATTGA
- the LOC127775190 gene encoding uncharacterized protein LOC127775190: MPNNAQCQVVDDRLSAFPDEILIDILQRLQLPTAARTTTLARRWTHLLQSMNHLEIDVADFIPRRSAPSLKRNTMTRVKVAMSRTLHLCFYLTDPYLHSVGRMLEDAVQSAGGRASKIEVLSFSILTEVPELLCTEKHLARYGRRFMSFFQAYPNAFRRLTSLSLWALRFGDSDIPNLLASCLQLQHLTLQDCDNGKRSVLRIDAPNSQLSTLTMAFCSYIKVELINAPKLKCVDCDTWVGANPPVCFGCVPMLDRIRFSSTCHKMQLPFKLSDWLSTVPTLTSLHLDFQDEMVWILPEEPKKLFPIFRKLRNVYLCSISLDCGLDWTLFVLEGAPFLERFHVKISIHIYDENGFKNRADRSNVVWEASSESIKHKNLRLLDINGFETTENLIKYIRLVIQRAVGIQRIHLHDKEPCEDCDDIYLNTPSLSRTRFPNNEAEKDLLRQQLLQGFSSSIEITIG, from the exons ATGCCCAATAACGCT CAGTGCCAAGTCGTCGATGACAGGCTCAGCGCTTTCCCGGATGAAATTTTGATTGACATCCTCCAACGGCTGCAACTGCCGACTGCAGCCCGGACCACCACTCTTGCAAGAAGATGGACCCATCTTCTCCAATCCATGAACCATCTTGAAATCGATGTTGCCGATTTCATACCACGCCGGTCTGCTCCTTCCCTCAAAAGGAACACCATGACTCGAGTCAAGGTGGCCATGTCAAG GACACTGCACCTGTGCTTCTACCTCACTGACCCTTACCTGCACTCCGTTGGGCGCATGCTTGAGGATGCAGTTCAGAGTGCCGGTGGCAGAGCAAGCAAGATTGAGGTCCTTTCCTTTTCCATCCTGACCGAGGTGCCTGAGCTGCTTTGTACCGAGAAACACCTGGCACGATATGGGAGACGCTTCATGTCCTTCTTTCAAGCTTACCCCAATGCATTCAGGCGACTGACAAGCCTCTCTCTGTGGGCTCTCAGGTTTGGGGATTCAGACATCCCCAACCTCCTAGCCTCCTGCCTCCAGCTGCAGCACCTCACCCTGCAGGATTGCGATAATGGCAAGAGGTCTGTGCTCAGAATCGATGCACCAAACTCGCAGCTCAGCACGCTGACGATGGCCTTCTGCAGTTACATCAAGGTTGAGCTCATCAACGCTCCCAAGCTGAAATGCGTGGACTGTGATACATGGGTGGGTGCCAATCCTCCTGTTTGTTTCGGCTGCGTCCCAATGCTTGACCGGATACGTTTCTCTTCCACCTGCCACAAGATGCAGCTGCCATTCAAGCTCAGCGACTGGCTGTCGACCGTGCCAACTCTAACTAGTTTGCATCTGGACTTCCAGGATGAGATG GTTTGGATCCTGCCAGAAGAGCCCAAGAAACTCTTCCCCATATTCCGCAAACTTAGGAATGTATATCTTTGCAGCATTAGTCTTGATTGTGGCCTCGACTGGACTCTCTTTGTCCTTGAAGGCGCACCCTTCCTCGAGCGATTTCATGTTAAG ATATCTATCCACATATATGACGAGAATGGCTTTAAGAACAGGGCTGACAGAAGCAATGTTGTGTGGGAAGCATCATCTGAAAGCATCAAGCATAAGAACTTGAGGTTGCTGGATATAAACGGCTTTGAGACCACTGAGAATCTGATCAAGTACATAAGGCTTGTCATTCAGAGAGCTGTGGGGATACAGCGAATTCACTTGCATGATAAGGAACCGTGCGAAGATTGCGATGATATTTATCTCAATACGCCATCTCTGTCCAGAACTAGATTCCCCAACAATGAGGCAGAGAAGGATCTGTTAAGACAGCAACTCCTTCAGGGATTCTCCTCATCTATAGAGATAACAATAGGTTAG